GTGCGGCCAGCGTGAGCAGCCAGGTTCCGGCCGAGATCGTCTACCCGCCGGAGCTGCCGATCACAGCCAGGCGCGAGGACCTCGTCGACGCCATCCGGTCCCATCAGGTCGTCGTCGTCGCCGGTGAGACCGGGTCCGGCAAGTCGACCCAGCTGCCGAAGCTGTGCCTGGAGGCAGGTCGAGGGACGGACGGCCTGATCGGGCACACGCAGCCCCGTCGGCTGGCCGCGCACGCCGTGGCAGCCCGGGTGGCCGAGGAGCTCGGGGGATCCCTCGGCGGGTTGGTCGGCTACCAGGTGCGGTTCACCGACCGGGTCGGCAAGCACACCCGCATCAAGCTGATGACCGACGGCATCCTCCTGAACGAGCTGCAGCGCGACCGGGACCTGCTCGCCTACGACACCATCATCATCGACGAGGCACACGAGCGGGGTCTGAACATCGACTTCCTCCTGGGCTACCTCGCCCAGCTGCTGCCGCGACGACCGGACCTGCACGTCGTCATCACGTCGGCAACGATCGACACCGCGCGGTTCGCTGCGCACTTCGCCCGCGACGGCGTACCCGCCCCGATCTTCGAGGTCAGCGGTCGGACGTACCCGGTGGAGATCCGCTACGAGCCGCTCGAGGTCACCGATGAGCACGGCAACACGGCTGTGTCCGACCTCACCGACGGCATCGTGGAGGCGGTCGACGGGCTCTGTCAGGAGGGTCCCGGTGACATCCTGGTCTTCGCCAGCGGCGAGCGGGACATCCGCGACGCTGCGGATGCCCTGCGGGGCGCAGCCAAGCGGCGGCGCACCCTGTCCGGCGTCGAGATCCTGCCGCTCTTCTCCCGCCTCTCGGCCACCGAACAGCAACGGGTCTTCGCGGCGCACCGCGGCCGCCGCGTCGTGATCGCCACCAACATCGCCGAGACCTCCCTGACCGTGCCCGGCATACGGTACGTGGTCGACCCGGGGCTGGCCCGGATCAGTCGGTACGGGCGACGCTCCAAGGTCCAACGCCTCCCGATCGAGAAGATCTCCCAGGCGTCGGCCAACCAGCGGTCCGGGCGGTGTGGCCGACTGGGGCCGGGCATCGCGATCCGGCTGTACGCAGAGGAGGACTTCGAGGCCCGACCGGCCTTCACCGAGCCGGAGATAACCCGGACCAACCTCGCCTCGGTCATCCTGCAGATGACCGCCCTGGGGCTTGGCGACATCGACGCCTTCCCCTTCGTCGAACCGCCCGACCGCCGGCAGATCGGTGACGGCGTCGCCCTGCTGGAGCAGCTCGGGGCGTTGACCGGGGAGCCCGACGCCCCCGGTGGTCGGGCGCTGACCGAGACGGGCCGCCGTCTCGCGCGACTGCCGCTGGACCCGCGGCTCGGCCGCATGGTGCTGGAGGCCGAGAGCGAGAACTGCGTGACCGAGGTCATGATCCTGGCTGCCGCCATGTCCATCCAAGACGTCCGTGAGCGGCCGCGCGACAAGCCCGAGACGGCCGCGCAGTACCACGCCCGCTTCGCGGAGCCGGGGTCGGACTTCGTCAGCCTGCTCAACCTGTGGGCCTACCTGCACGAGACCCGCCGCTCGATGTCTGGCAACCAGTTCCGCAAGCGCTGCAAGGCGGAGTTCCTGCACTACCTGCGGGTCCGGGAGTGGCAGGACGTCTACAGCCAGATCCGCCGGGTGACTCGGTCGCTCGGCATCACGGTGCATCCGCCGGCCGACCGGGCCGACCTGGACATCGACGCGGTCCATCGCGCCATGCTCGCGGGGCTGCTCGGCAACGTCGGGATGCGGGAGGGCGACCGACGCCAGTACCGCGGGACCCGCGACACCCGGTTCGTGCTGGGCCGCGAGTCGTCGCTGGCCGATCACCCACCGTCCTGGATCGTCGCCGCGGAATTGGTGGAGACCAGCCGGCTCTTCGCCTCCTCCGCCGCCACGATCCGGCCGCAGTGGATCGAACCGCTGGCCGGAGACCTGGCTGCGTCGACCTACAGCGAGCCCACCTGGAGCAGCACCCGCGGCGCCGCAGTCACCACCGAGCGGGTCACCTTCCTCGGCCTGCCCATCGTCGCCGGCAGGACGGTCAACTACAGCCGGGTCGATGGGCCCGCGGCGCGGCAACTCTTCCTCCAGCACGCGCTGGTCGAGGGTGACTGGCGGCACGACGGCGAGTACGCCTTCCAGACCCACAACGCCGGAGCCGTCGAGCAGGCCCGGGCGCTGGAGGACCGGCTTCGACGAACCAGCGGCCTCGACCCGGAGGACGTGCTGCTCGACCACTACAACCAGACCGTGCCGCAGCACGTGGTGTCCGCCGGCCACTTCGCCCGCTGGTTCCGCACGGCCTCCCGAGACCGGCCGCACCTGTTGAAGGTCCCGGCCGAGCTGCTCACCCCGGAGCCGCCCGAGGTCTACGCAGCCAGCTACCCGGACCGTCTGGCTGTCGCCGGGCAGCCGGTGGACCTGACCTACACCTTCGACCCGGCCCGGCCCGACGCCGACGGCATCACCGTCGACCTGCCCCTGGAGCTGCTGGCAACCGCGCGGGCCGGACACTTCGACTGGCTGGTCCCCGGTGTCCGGCAGGAACTCGTCGTGGCGTTGATCAAGGCGCTGCCCAAGTCGCTGCGCCGTGCCCTGGTGCCGGCTCCCCAGACCGCTGCCCGGGTCGTGGAGCGGGTGGGTCCGGCGGACGGGCCGCTGCTGCCGGTGCTGGCGCGGGAGCTGACCCGCATCGGCGGGGTACCCGTGCCCGTCGAGGCGTGGCAAGGCGCCGACCTGCCGGACCACCTGCGCATTCGCTACCGCGTGGTGGAGGGTGACCGGGTGCTGGCAGCGGGGCGGGACCTGGCGGCGCTCAAGGCCGGCGTGGCCGACCAAATGACCCAGGCGGTCGCCACAGCGGCCCCCGTCCCCACCCACACGGGACTGACCGCCTGGACCATCGGCGACCTGCCCCGGTCGGTGACGGCGGGCGACGGTCCCTACCGCGTCACGAGCTACCCGAGCCTGGTCGACGAGGGAGACACCGTCGGCGTTGCTGCCCTGCCGACCGCGGGAGAGCAGCAGACGGCGATGTGGCAGGGCACCCGACGGCTGCTGCGGCTGGCACTGCCGAGTCCCGTCCGCACGGTCAACACCGCCTTGGGCCAGTCCGCCAAGCTGGCCCTCAGCCGGGCGCCGCACCCCGACGTGACGGCCGTCATGGAGGACGTACAGGCGTGCGTGATCGACGCCGTCGTCGCCGACCGTGGCGGGCCCGCCTGGACTTCCGAGGACTTCGAGGAGCTGCGCGTCGCCGTCCGCGAACGGTCACCACGGCTCTTGGCCATCACCGCCAGGGCGGTCGCGGACATCGTCACCAGGGCGGACGCGGTCAAGGAGCGGATGCGCCGACCCGGACCTGCGGCACTTGATCCAGTCCGGCAGGACATCGCCGGTCAGCTGGGCCGGCTGGTGTACCCGGGGTTCGTCGCGGCGACGGGCGGGCGGTGGTTGGGGCACCTCTCCCGCTATCTCAAGGGGATGGATGTTCGCCTGGAGGCAGCCGGGCGCAATCCGGGCCGGGACGCTGAACTGCTGGCCGTCGTGGCGGATCTGGAGGAGGAGCATCGTCTGCTCCAAGAGCTCCGCCCGGACCAGGCGCCGGCGCTCCAGGAGGTCCGCTGGCAGCTCGAGGAGCTGCGGGTCGGGCTGTTCGCGCAGAGCTTGGGGACAGCGGTGAAGGTGAGCGAGTCACGGCTCCGTGACGCCCTCGCCCAGATCCGGCACGCGCCCCGCACCTGACCCCTCCGCAGGGTGGGGAACCTGACCTTGCGTGGTCAGGTTCCCCAGCACGAGGTCAGGTTCCCGAGCACGAGGTCAGGTTCCCCACCACGAGGTCAGGTTCCCCACCACGAGGTCAGGTTCCCCACCACGAGGTCAGGTCCCCCACCACGAGGTCAGGTCCCCCACCACGAGGTCAGGCCACAGCAGCAAGCGCAGCCAGCGCCACGACCACCTGCCTGGCAGGCTGGTGAGGCTGTGTCCACCTCAACTGCCACCCTCTCCCCCGCCGCGTTCAACGACGCCGTCAGCCGGCGCCGCACCTTTGCGATCATCTCCCACCCCGACGCCGGAAAGACCACCCTGACCGAGAAGTTCCTGCTCTACGCAGGCGCCGTCGGTGAGGCCGGCGCGGTGAAGAGCCGACGCGTCGCCCGCGCCGCCCGGTCGGACTGGATGAAGCTCGAGCAGGAGCGCGGCATCTCGATCTCCTCCACCGTCCTGCACTTCGCCTACGGCGAGTGGCGCTTCAACCTGCTCGACACTCCCGGCCACGCCGACTTCTCCGAGGACACCTACCGCACCCTGTGCGCCGCGGACGCCGCGGTGATGGTGCTCGACTTCGCCAAGGGTCTCGAGCCGCAGACCCTGAAGCTGTTCAAGGTCTGCGCCGACCGGGGCCTGCCGATCGTCACCTTCATCAACAAGTGCGATCGTCTCGGCATGGCCCCCCTCGGCCTGCTGGACCAGATCACCGAGCAGATCGGCATGGAGCCCGTCCCGATCACCTGGCCGGTCGCCGATGGGCGCGAGTTCGCCGGCATCGTCGATCGGCGCACCGGGGACCTGCACCGCTACGAGGACACCGAGGGCGGCTCCAAGCGGGGCGACATCACCGTCGAGCCGTTTGCCGATGCCGATCCCGGCCGCTGTCCGATCGAGCGCTGGCAGGCCGCCGCGGAAGAGTTGGAACTGCTCGATCTCGAAGATCGTCAGCTTGACGACGAGGCCTTCCTGGCCGGCCGGCAGACCCCCGTCTTCTTCGGCTCGGCCCTGCAGAACTTCGGGGTCAAGATCCTGCTCGAGGGGTTCGCCGGTCTCGCCCCCGCCCCCGGCCCGGCCGTCGTCGACGAGCCCGAGGACCAGACCGCCCAGCCCGTCGAGGCACCGTTCAGCGGCCAGGTCTTCAAGGTCCAGGCCAACATGAACCCCCGCCACCGGGACCGGATGGCGTTCGTCCGGGTCAACTCCGGCGTGTTCGAGCGTGGGATGAGCGCCACGCTGGCTCGAACCGGCCGGTCCTATCAGCTGAAGTACGCCCACCAGCTGTTCGCCGCTGACCGCAACACCGTCGACGTGGCCGTGGCCGGCGACATCGTCGGCCTGACCGGCGCCACCGACATGGTTCCCGGCGACACCCTCTTCGTGGACGACGAGGTGCTGTACCCCCCAATTCCCACGTTCTCGCCCGAGAAGTTCGCCTCCGTCCGCTCCACCGACACCAAGCGCTACAAGCAGTTCCGACGCGGCCTGGTCCAGCTGGACGAGGAGGGCGTCATCCACGTCCTGCGCCGCCCCGAGTTCGGCGACCAGGAGCCGATCCTGGCCGGGGTCGGTCAGTTGCAGTTCGAGGTGGCCGAGCACCGCTTCGAGCACGAGTTCGGCTGCCCGGTCGCCATGAGCCCATTGCCCTGGGAGGTGGCCCGCCGCATCCCCGCCGACGCAGCCGACCAACTGCGCAACCAGTTCAAGACGATCATCGTGACCGACTCGCGGGACAACCACATGGCACTGTTCGCCTCCACCGTGGCCCTCGACAAGGCCCAGAAGGACCACCCGGACATTCCCTTCGAGCCGTTGGGGACGGGCCTGGCACGCCGGGTGGCCTGAGGCTGGCAGCGCATGGCTGAGGAGGTGACGCGGACCCTCTGGGTCGGGACCGCGCTGGCCGACCTCGGTGGCGTCGACCCCAGCCACCGGGCCATCCTGACCGCCGGCCCGCAGATCGTCTGGACCGGTCAGCCGGAGGAGGCCCCGACCCGCGATGTCACCGTCGACCTCGGTTCGGCGTGGCTCACCCCAGGGTTCGTCGACGCTCACGTCCACGCCACCGCGACGGGGATGCTCGAGTTGGGGCTCGACCTGACGGCCGTGGGCTCGGCAGCCGAGCTCCTGGCCCACGTCCGCCGGCACGCCACCGCTCGTGCGGCCGATGCGACCGGCGTGATCTACGGCGCCGGCTGGGACGACCTGACGTGGCCCGACGGCCTGCCCGATCCTGGCGCCCTCGCCGAAGCAGCAGGTGGAGCCACGGTGGTGCTGGTCCGCATCGACGGCCACTCGTGCCTGGTCGACCAGTCGACGTTGGCCCGGCTGGACCTCCGAGACGTCGAGCACTTCGTCGATCGTGGAGCTGATGGGCAGCCGACCGGCTGGCTGAAGGAAGATGCCACAGCTCGGGCCATGCAGGCACTGCGCGCCGCCACCTCACCGGCGCACCTGGCGCGGGCGCGGGCGGCCGCGGTCGATCTCGCGCTGCGGCAGGGGGTGACGACCATCCACGAGATGGGCATCCCCGAGCTCTCTGATCGCGATGACGCGACGTGCTGGGCGACGGGGACCTACGACATCACGGTCCACACCTACTGGGCGGACCTGAGTCTCGACCCGGAGGGTGTCCTGCGGCCCGGCGGGGACCTCTTCCTGGACGGCTCGATCGGCTCCTGCACGGCCGCCACCACGCGGCCCTACCGGACCAGCACCGGGGGGCAGACCCGTGGGGTGCTGTTCCACGACGATGACACGGTTGCCGAGTTCTTCATCACGGCCACGCACGCGGGACGCGGGGCGGGGGTCCACGCCATCGGCGACCGCGCCACGGCGCAGGCCGTCCGGGCCATCAGCACCGCAGCTGACGTGTGCGGCCGTTCCGCCGTGCGCGCGGCTCGGCACCGCGTGGAGCACGCCGAGATGATCAGCCGTGGCGACATCGACCGGATGGCTGACCTCGGCGTCGTGGCCAGCCTCCAACCAGCCTTCGATGCCGTCTGGAACGGCCCGGGAGGCCTGTACGAGCACCGCTTCGGCCGCCCGGCAGCCGACCAGACCAACCCGTTCGAATGGTTCGATCAGGCCGGGGTGGCGATGTGCTTCTCCTCGGACTCCACGGTCACGCCTATCGATCCGTGGGCTGGTATCCGCGCCGCGGAGCGCCATCACGGTGGACTCAAGATCACCCGCCGGGCGGCGCTCCACGCCGCGACCATCGGCGGCCATCACGTCATCGGGGCCGAGCATGAGGTCGGGGCCCTGCGACCCGGGATGGTGGCCGACATCGTCGCCTGGCCGGTCGATCCGCTGACAGCTGATCTGGACCAGGCCACACCCTCGCCCGTGGCGGTCATCACCCGAGGGCGCCATCGTGGCGTGACCTGACAGTGGTGGGTGGACCTATCCAGCCAGAGACGCGGGAAGTCAACCCACCCGATCGGGGCCCGCCGGCTGGACCACGGAGCGCAATCGGGCGGCTACCGTCGACCACCATGGCGAACCCACCCATCCCCGTCCGTGTGGCCGTCGTCGGGGCCGGCTTCAGCGGCATCGCCATGGCCCTCCGCCTCAAGCGTGCCGGCCTCGCGGACACGATGACCATCCTGGAGGCAGCCGAGGACATCGGGGGGACCTGGCGGGAGAACACCTACCCCGGCTGCGCCTGCGATGTCCCCTCCCACCTGTACTCCCTGTCCGACGAGCCCTACGACTGGCCGCGGCTGTACGCGCATCAGCCGGTCATCCAGGCCTACCTCCACCACATCGTCGAGTCCCACGACCTCGGTCGTCACATCCGCTTCAGCACCCGCGTCCTCTCCCAGACGTGGGACCACGCCCAGGCCCACTGGGACCTGCTCCTCGAAGACGGCGAGACCATGCAGGCCGAGGTGGTGATCAATGCGGTCGGTCCCCTCTCGACACCGGCATTCCCCGACCTGCCCGGTCAGGACACCTTCGCCGGTCGGAGCTTCCACTCATCGGCCTGGCCGGCGGACCTCGACCTGCACGGCACGCGGTTCGGCATCATCGGCACCGGCGCATCCGCGCTCCAGATCGTCCCCGCCATCGCCGGTCAGCCGGATCACCTGACCGTGTTCCAGCGGACACCCGCCTGGGTCCTCCCCCGCCCCGAGTACACCTTCTCGCGTGCCGAACGGTGGCTGTTGCGCAACGTGCCGGCTGCAGGCAAGGCGCTGCGGCAGGGCATCAACGCGGCGGTCGAGCACCTCGTGTGGCGGGTCCTCGCGATGGGTGAGGACGCCCAGGCTCGGGCCGTCGCCTCAGGCATGTGGAACATCCGACACGGCATCAGCGACCCTGCCCTGCGCGAGGCCGTCACCCCGACCCTCGCGCCGGGCTGCAAGCGGTTGATGTTCTCCAACACCTGGTACCCCACACTCGAACGGGACGACGTGACCCTCGAGACGACCGCCATCGAGGCGGTGACAGCTGAGGGGGTGCGCCTCGCCGACGGGAGGACCGCGCAGCTGGATGTCCTGGTCTACGGCACCGGGTTCGACGCCCATCACTTCTGGTTCCCCATGGAGATCGTCGGTCAGGACGGACGGCGACTGCGCGAGGAGTGGGCCGACGGGGGGAAGGCGTACATGGGCACAACGGTCACCGGCTTCCCCAACCTCTTCTTCCTGCTGGGGCCGAACACCGGTACCGGTCACAACTCGGTGATGCTGATGGCCGAGGCGCAGGCCGACTACATCATCGGCGCGCTCCGCTTCCTGCAGGAGGGGGCGGCCGCCTGGTTGATGCCGACCGCGCGGGCCTACCAGGCCTTCGCCGACGAGATGGCCGCCAGACACGATGATCTCGTGTGGGCCACCGGCTGCGGGTCCTGGTACCTCTCCGACTCGGGTGTGAACGACACCATCTACCCAGGGCAGGTCCGTGACTTCCGTCGCCGCCTGGGCCGGTTCGACATCGAGGCCTACACCTCGGGCCAGCGCGTGACCGCAGGCGCCTGAGCAGGCGGATTGCGCGGCCACGGGGGGTGACCAAGAGCGGACAGACCGCGTTACTGTTGAGGGTCGAATGGGCACCTCGTCACCTCTGGCTGATCGTCGCACAGCGAGGGTGGCCCTGCTCGGCCTGCTGGTTCTGGCGATCGTGATGCCGGCGCTGGCGCCCCTCCCGCAGAGCGCCCTACCGGCGGTCGATCTGGATGCGCTGCGGGGCACCCACGGCGGCGACCACGTCCGCTGGCGGCCCGACACCGACGCGGCCGGAGAGGATGCCTTCACCGCCCCGCTCGCCGCCCGCTTCACCCGCGACACCGAGCACTTCCGGATCCACTGGACCGACCAGACCGAGGACGCGGCCACACCCGAGTTCGTCGATCAGACCGCCGCCGTCTTCGAGGAGGTCTGGGAGGTCCAGATCGAGCAGTTGGGCTGGCCGGCACCACCCCCGGACAACGGCGCCGGCGGCAACGACCTGATCGACGTCTACCTGGTCGATCTCGGGATCGGCGCGTACGGCTACGCCTCGCCGGACATCGAGGCGCTCTGCGGCGGCTGCCCGGACCCGCACGGCTACCTGGTGCTCGACAACGACTACGCCGGCTTCGACCCGAGCCCTCGAGGTGCCCTCCAGGCCACCGCCTCCCACGAGTTCGGCCACCTCGTCCAGTTCGGACTGGCCTTCGAAGGGGAGGCGTGGGCCTACGAAGCCACCTCCGTCTGGCTGGAACAGCAGGTCTACCCCGACGTCGACGCCCGCTCGCAGTACCTGGTCGACTTCGCCCGCCACCCCCACCTCCCGATCACCGACTTCGGGGAAGACGGCGGCTTCGACCGGGCTTACGGGGCCTACGTCTGGAACCTCTGGCTGTCCGACCGGTACGGCCCGGACATCATCCGTCGTGCCTGGCTGGCGTCCACAGAGTCCAGCGACCACCTGCTGGAGGGCTACGACGCCGCGCTCCGAGACGTGGGCAGCAACTTCGTGAAGGAGTATCTGGCCTTTGCGGGCGCAACCGCCGGCTGGGAGGTCGGTGGCTTCCCGA
The sequence above is a segment of the Euzebya tangerina genome. Coding sequences within it:
- the hrpA gene encoding ATP-dependent RNA helicase HrpA, yielding MSSQVPAEIVYPPELPITARREDLVDAIRSHQVVVVAGETGSGKSTQLPKLCLEAGRGTDGLIGHTQPRRLAAHAVAARVAEELGGSLGGLVGYQVRFTDRVGKHTRIKLMTDGILLNELQRDRDLLAYDTIIIDEAHERGLNIDFLLGYLAQLLPRRPDLHVVITSATIDTARFAAHFARDGVPAPIFEVSGRTYPVEIRYEPLEVTDEHGNTAVSDLTDGIVEAVDGLCQEGPGDILVFASGERDIRDAADALRGAAKRRRTLSGVEILPLFSRLSATEQQRVFAAHRGRRVVIATNIAETSLTVPGIRYVVDPGLARISRYGRRSKVQRLPIEKISQASANQRSGRCGRLGPGIAIRLYAEEDFEARPAFTEPEITRTNLASVILQMTALGLGDIDAFPFVEPPDRRQIGDGVALLEQLGALTGEPDAPGGRALTETGRRLARLPLDPRLGRMVLEAESENCVTEVMILAAAMSIQDVRERPRDKPETAAQYHARFAEPGSDFVSLLNLWAYLHETRRSMSGNQFRKRCKAEFLHYLRVREWQDVYSQIRRVTRSLGITVHPPADRADLDIDAVHRAMLAGLLGNVGMREGDRRQYRGTRDTRFVLGRESSLADHPPSWIVAAELVETSRLFASSAATIRPQWIEPLAGDLAASTYSEPTWSSTRGAAVTTERVTFLGLPIVAGRTVNYSRVDGPAARQLFLQHALVEGDWRHDGEYAFQTHNAGAVEQARALEDRLRRTSGLDPEDVLLDHYNQTVPQHVVSAGHFARWFRTASRDRPHLLKVPAELLTPEPPEVYAASYPDRLAVAGQPVDLTYTFDPARPDADGITVDLPLELLATARAGHFDWLVPGVRQELVVALIKALPKSLRRALVPAPQTAARVVERVGPADGPLLPVLARELTRIGGVPVPVEAWQGADLPDHLRIRYRVVEGDRVLAAGRDLAALKAGVADQMTQAVATAAPVPTHTGLTAWTIGDLPRSVTAGDGPYRVTSYPSLVDEGDTVGVAALPTAGEQQTAMWQGTRRLLRLALPSPVRTVNTALGQSAKLALSRAPHPDVTAVMEDVQACVIDAVVADRGGPAWTSEDFEELRVAVRERSPRLLAITARAVADIVTRADAVKERMRRPGPAALDPVRQDIAGQLGRLVYPGFVAATGGRWLGHLSRYLKGMDVRLEAAGRNPGRDAELLAVVADLEEEHRLLQELRPDQAPALQEVRWQLEELRVGLFAQSLGTAVKVSESRLRDALAQIRHAPRT
- a CDS encoding peptide chain release factor 3, encoding MSTSTATLSPAAFNDAVSRRRTFAIISHPDAGKTTLTEKFLLYAGAVGEAGAVKSRRVARAARSDWMKLEQERGISISSTVLHFAYGEWRFNLLDTPGHADFSEDTYRTLCAADAAVMVLDFAKGLEPQTLKLFKVCADRGLPIVTFINKCDRLGMAPLGLLDQITEQIGMEPVPITWPVADGREFAGIVDRRTGDLHRYEDTEGGSKRGDITVEPFADADPGRCPIERWQAAAEELELLDLEDRQLDDEAFLAGRQTPVFFGSALQNFGVKILLEGFAGLAPAPGPAVVDEPEDQTAQPVEAPFSGQVFKVQANMNPRHRDRMAFVRVNSGVFERGMSATLARTGRSYQLKYAHQLFAADRNTVDVAVAGDIVGLTGATDMVPGDTLFVDDEVLYPPIPTFSPEKFASVRSTDTKRYKQFRRGLVQLDEEGVIHVLRRPEFGDQEPILAGVGQLQFEVAEHRFEHEFGCPVAMSPLPWEVARRIPADAADQLRNQFKTIIVTDSRDNHMALFASTVALDKAQKDHPDIPFEPLGTGLARRVA
- a CDS encoding amidohydrolase, which encodes MAEEVTRTLWVGTALADLGGVDPSHRAILTAGPQIVWTGQPEEAPTRDVTVDLGSAWLTPGFVDAHVHATATGMLELGLDLTAVGSAAELLAHVRRHATARAADATGVIYGAGWDDLTWPDGLPDPGALAEAAGGATVVLVRIDGHSCLVDQSTLARLDLRDVEHFVDRGADGQPTGWLKEDATARAMQALRAATSPAHLARARAAAVDLALRQGVTTIHEMGIPELSDRDDATCWATGTYDITVHTYWADLSLDPEGVLRPGGDLFLDGSIGSCTAATTRPYRTSTGGQTRGVLFHDDDTVAEFFITATHAGRGAGVHAIGDRATAQAVRAISTAADVCGRSAVRAARHRVEHAEMISRGDIDRMADLGVVASLQPAFDAVWNGPGGLYEHRFGRPAADQTNPFEWFDQAGVAMCFSSDSTVTPIDPWAGIRAAERHHGGLKITRRAALHAATIGGHHVIGAEHEVGALRPGMVADIVAWPVDPLTADLDQATPSPVAVITRGRHRGVT
- a CDS encoding flavin-containing monooxygenase, which gives rise to MANPPIPVRVAVVGAGFSGIAMALRLKRAGLADTMTILEAAEDIGGTWRENTYPGCACDVPSHLYSLSDEPYDWPRLYAHQPVIQAYLHHIVESHDLGRHIRFSTRVLSQTWDHAQAHWDLLLEDGETMQAEVVINAVGPLSTPAFPDLPGQDTFAGRSFHSSAWPADLDLHGTRFGIIGTGASALQIVPAIAGQPDHLTVFQRTPAWVLPRPEYTFSRAERWLLRNVPAAGKALRQGINAAVEHLVWRVLAMGEDAQARAVASGMWNIRHGISDPALREAVTPTLAPGCKRLMFSNTWYPTLERDDVTLETTAIEAVTAEGVRLADGRTAQLDVLVYGTGFDAHHFWFPMEIVGQDGRRLREEWADGGKAYMGTTVTGFPNLFFLLGPNTGTGHNSVMLMAEAQADYIIGALRFLQEGAAAWLMPTARAYQAFADEMAARHDDLVWATGCGSWYLSDSGVNDTIYPGQVRDFRRRLGRFDIEAYTSGQRVTAGA
- a CDS encoding MXAN_6640 family putative metalloprotease → MGTSSPLADRRTARVALLGLLVLAIVMPALAPLPQSALPAVDLDALRGTHGGDHVRWRPDTDAAGEDAFTAPLAARFTRDTEHFRIHWTDQTEDAATPEFVDQTAAVFEEVWEVQIEQLGWPAPPPDNGAGGNDLIDVYLVDLGIGAYGYASPDIEALCGGCPDPHGYLVLDNDYAGFDPSPRGALQATASHEFGHLVQFGLAFEGEAWAYEATSVWLEQQVYPDVDARSQYLVDFARHPHLPITDFGEDGGFDRAYGAYVWNLWLSDRYGPDIIRRAWLASTESSDHLLEGYDAALRDVGSNFVKEYLAFAGATAGWEVGGFPTEPGAYPRVERTDLLTSGDVTEITLDHTGMYLADIAVPSGASTVTVTIHTDRFISGGVALVAAAGSTVLSTSDGTLFDGIGTVTLDGVAGLDRVTLILVNADTTLAVPKPPRSDSPRYFFTHVPYRIGVDVDPGPLEKR